GTGTTTGTCTTTCCATCCAGAGAAGAAGGGCGCAGATCGCGGCGCTTGCGAGCGCTAAAAAGAATAGAAGTCCTCCGTCGTTTTCCTGTTCGATCCCGATCACGAATAGATGGGAAAAAATCGCGCCGGACATGAGTCCGAGTCCGAGCAAAGCGCCGATCGAGTTGGATCCCGGCACGAACAAAAGAATCGCCGCGATCAATTCTAAAACACCCGTGCCGATTCTTCCCCAAGGTTCTATACCGAGTTTTGTAAAAATCAAAACCGATTCGGGCGCGCCCGTGAATTTGTAGAATAAGGTCTGTAAAAATATGAATGCGACCACGGCGCGTAAAAAATAGAATAAAATATTTTTTGAATTGGAATCGAACTTGAACAAGAAGGTTTCTCCTTTGGATTCTGCGGAGTTCTTCGGGCTTGGTTCGAAAGGGTTACACTTAGGAAAGAATTTTCGGAGTTGTTCGTATTAAAAAAACCCGATGAGAACCTCGAGGTCCCCAATCGGGTTATCCTTTCGAAACACTTCGCTCTTTTTTTAAAAAGACGAATTAAAGTTTAACGATACATCTCTTCGATTTCGTTTTTGTACTTATCGGAGACCACGTTCCGTTTGATCTTCATCGTTTGTGTCAGTTCGTCTCCGGGCTCGAATTTTTTATCTAGAATCCGGAAACTCGAAACCTTTTCGAAATTTTTAAAACCGTTTTCGTTCGAGACTAGGTTCTTGATCTCGTTTTTGAAAAGCGCGATCACGTCCGCGTCTCCGTTCAAATTTCGGACTTCGCTTAACATTTTAGAACGAAGTTCCTTCAAATATTTTTCCAAAGCTTCCTCGTTCGGCACGATCAAGGCTCCGAGAGTTTTCTGATCGTGTCCCACCACCATAGCCTGATGGATGAATTGGCTCCGAACCAGAGCGAATTCGATCGGCTCGGGCTCCAAATTCTCCCCGCCTAAAAGAACGATCGTATCCTTGGCTCTTCCGGAATACTTCAATTCTCCGGAGGTAGTCCAAGCCAAAAGATCGCCCGAGTTCAACCATCCGTCCGAGCTCAAAATCTCCTTCGTCTTTTCCTGTTCCTTGTAATAACCTTTCATGACGTGATCGCCTTTGTGCCAAGCGATTCCCTTAACTCCGGGTTGGGTGATCTCTTTTCCTTTTTCATCCATGAGTTTGATCTGAACTCCGGGAATACAACGTCCGAGTGTTCCCACCGTGATCTCTCCCAAAATTCTTCTGGTGGAAATACCGGATAATTCGGTCATTCCGTATCCTTCCAGAATCGGAATTCCGATCGCGTTAAAGAACGTATCGATGTATTGAGGCAAAGCTCCTGCTCCGGAAAGTGCGAATCTCAATTCTCCGCCTAATCCTTGTTTGATTTTGTTGAACGCGAGTTGCGCCACCTGGTTCGGAATCCAAAGAAGAATTACGATCCAAAGCGAAATGAATTTTTGCCAAAGCGAAGCGAACGTGGATTGTTCCGTTAAGGAATATTCCAAACCTTGCAAGCGAGAGATATGTTTATAATACGTGATCGCGATTTCCTTAAACGCTCCGAATAGAGCCTGTTGCACCGGAGAAGCGCTTCTCACCTTGTCATGGATCTTATTGTAAAGACTTTCCCATACTCTCGGAACCGAAAGAAGCAATGTCGGTTTAATATCCGATAGATCCTGACTGAGAGTGGAGATAGAAGTAAAGGCCTCGGCTCCTCCGGCGCGGACGCAGATGGTTTCGACCAATCTTTCCGCGATATGCCAAGGAGGAAGATACGCCATACTTCTGTCCGTAGGATATACGTTGAGGTCTTCGCCTAACAAGGTGCTATCGACGTTGAACACGATGTTCTTGTGCGTGAGCATCACACCTTTCGGTTTTCCGGTCGTTCCCGAAGTGTAAACGATGGTCGCGAGATCGTCTTCTCGGATCGCGGAGCCCCTTTTATGAAACTCATCCTTACCCTTGCTTTGAATCCAGGTTTTTCCTTTTTGAATCAAGTCGTTTAACAAAATGATCTCGAATGGTTCCGTGTTTTCGATCGTTCCCTTTTGATCGAACAGAATGATTTTTTTGAGATGGGGGAATTCAGACTTCTGAGCGAGAACTTTTTTTAATGCGACTTCGTTTTCCAAAAACGCGATC
The Leptospira barantonii genome window above contains:
- a CDS encoding long-chain fatty acid--CoA ligase, with amino-acid sequence MKTNPIPKIQSRTLYHVMKASAETFADHTAQYYKPDGKNYQANSFKNLYETVQQIGSGLISLGLEPGTPIGLIADSGARWLWCSMGITNIGCVDVPRGTDSTGEDLRYILNHAECSIAFLENEVALKKVLAQKSEFPHLKKIILFDQKGTIENTEPFEIILLNDLIQKGKTWIQSKGKDEFHKRGSAIREDDLATIVYTSGTTGKPKGVMLTHKNIVFNVDSTLLGEDLNVYPTDRSMAYLPPWHIAERLVETICVRAGGAEAFTSISTLSQDLSDIKPTLLLSVPRVWESLYNKIHDKVRSASPVQQALFGAFKEIAITYYKHISRLQGLEYSLTEQSTFASLWQKFISLWIVILLWIPNQVAQLAFNKIKQGLGGELRFALSGAGALPQYIDTFFNAIGIPILEGYGMTELSGISTRRILGEITVGTLGRCIPGVQIKLMDEKGKEITQPGVKGIAWHKGDHVMKGYYKEQEKTKEILSSDGWLNSGDLLAWTTSGELKYSGRAKDTIVLLGGENLEPEPIEFALVRSQFIHQAMVVGHDQKTLGALIVPNEEALEKYLKELRSKMLSEVRNLNGDADVIALFKNEIKNLVSNENGFKNFEKVSSFRILDKKFEPGDELTQTMKIKRNVVSDKYKNEIEEMYR
- a CDS encoding DoxX family protein, which produces MFKFDSNSKNILFYFLRAVVAFIFLQTLFYKFTGAPESVLIFTKLGIEPWGRIGTGVLELIAAILLFVPGSNSIGALLGLGLMSGAIFSHLFVIGIEQENDGGLLFFLALASAAICALLLWMERQTLTSVLRKRFQK